Part of the Streptomyces sp. f51 genome is shown below.
CGGCGTCACTGGTCAGGAACTTCACGAACTTCGTGGCGCCGTCGAGGTTCTTGGTGTTCCTGAACACCGCGAGGTTGATGCCCGCGACCATCGAGTTGACGTTCGTGCCCGTTCCCGGGGTGCCGGACTGCACGGGCACCGGGGCGATGCCGTACGCGTCGTCGGCCATGCCCTGCGACTTGAGGTTGGCGGCCGCGGACTGCCACAGCAGCATGGCGTTCTTGCCCTTGGCGAAGTCGCTCACCGACTGGTTCTGGGCGTACTCGGCGTTGCCCGGGGCGATGATCTTGTCCTTCGCCATCAGGTCGACGTACTGCTTGACCGCGGCGACGACCCCGTCGTTGGTGAAGTCGGCCTGGCCGTCGGAGGTGAAGAAGTCGGCGCCGTGCTGCTTGGCGAAGACGAAGGCGTGGTGGATGTTCTCCGAGGCGTTCGACCCCTCCGCGCCGAGGCCCCAGTGGCCGCCCTTGGAGAGCTTCTTGCCGTCGGCGATCAGCTCGGCCCAGGTGGCCGGCGGGTTGGCGATGCCGGCTTCGGCGAACATCTTCTTGTTGTAGTAGAGCGCGTACGCCATCGAGTACAGCGGGACCGCGGCGGGGTCCTTGCCCTCGGCGCCGGTCGAGCCGAGCGCGGAGTCGACGAAGCGGTCCTTGCCGCCGATCTTGGCGAAGTTCTTCGCGTCCCAGGGCAGCAGCGCGCCGGTGGCCTGGAGCGAGGCGCTCCAGGTGTTGCCTATGTTGAGCACGTCCGGGCCCTGGCCCGAGGTGGTGGCGGTGAGGATCCGGTTCAGCAGGTCGGACCAGGGCACGACCTCCAGCTTCACCTTGATGCCGGTCTGCTTCTCGAACTTGGCCAGTTCGGGGGCGAGCGTCTTCTTGTCGATCTCGATGCTGGCGCCCTGGTTGGACGCCCAGTACGTGAGTGTCTTCGGCGAGGCGTTGGACCCGCCGCTCGACGAGCCGCCGCCACAGGCGGTCGCGGCGGTCAGCAGAGAGATGGTGACCGCACCTGCGGCCGCGGCTCGGATTCTGCGCATGGCTGCTTATGTCCCTTTCCCGGAGGGAGCGATGACGGCGTCCGCGTTCACTTCCCGAACGACCCTCATGGCTTAATTTAGGACGTGAGTTAAGACCCGGAAGAAAGTCGCGTCAAGGGATCGCGCAGGGGTATCTTGCAGGTCGGGCAGGCCGGAAGGGACATCACATGGCGGGGCGGAACGGTCGGACAGTGCGTGACCTGCGGCGGGGCAACCGGACCGCCGTACTACAACGGTTGTATTTCGACGGGCCGATGAGCCGCTACGAACTCGGTCCCGCGACCGGGCTGAGTTCCGGATCCATCAGCAACGTGGTCGCCGAACTCGTCGCCGACGGTCTGGTCGAGGAGGCCGGAAGCGTCGACTCCGACGGCGGCCGCCCCCGCACCCTGCTGCGTGTCGTGCCCGGCAGCGGCCACATGATCGGCGTCGATGTCGGCGAAACCCGCGTCCGTGTCGAGCTGTTCGACCTGACCCTCACCGAACTCGCCCGTGTCGAGCGGCCGTTGGAGCACCCGGGGTACGAGACCGACCGGCCGCTGCGGCGTCAGGAGTACGACGTCGACGTCATCGTCGGCCATATCCGCGACGGCATCGCCGAGGTCCTCGCCGAGGCGGACATCGCCCCCGCACAGCTCCTCGGTGTCGGCATCGGAGTGCCCGGCATCGTCGCCCGCACGCCCGAGCAGGGCGCGGTCGTGCACGGCCAGACCATCGGCTGGGACGCCGTCCCGCTGGAGTCCCTGCTCCGCTCCGCCTGCGAACTCCCCGACACCGTCCCGTACTTCGCGGACAACGGCGCCCGCACCCTCGGCCAGGCCGAGATGTGGTTCGGCGCCGGACGCGGCGCCCGCAACGCGGTGGTCGTGCTCTTCGGCTCCGGCGTCGGCGCCTGCCTCGTCACCGAGGACGTCGAGAACGGCCGGTCCGTCGAATGGGGGCACCTGACCGTACGCGTCAGGGGCCGCCGCTGCCGCTGCGGCGCCCTCGGCTGCCTGGAGGCGTACGCGGGGGCCGAGGCACTGCTGGACCGCTGGCGCGAGGAGGGCGGACGGCCCCCGGAGGGCACCGACGAGGAGACCGCGCTCACCGCGATGCTCGCCGCCGCCTACCCGCCCGAGGGAACCGAGCCGGACCCGATCGCGCTCGCCGTCCTGGAGGAGACCGCGGAGTACCTGGGCGCGGGCCTTTCCGACCTGATCAACCTCTTCCAGCCCGAACGCATCCTCATCGGCGGCTGGGCCGGACTCCAGCTCGGCTCCCGCTTCCTGCCCGCGGTCCGCCGGTACGCCTCCTCGTACGCCCTGCGCTACCCGGCCCAGCACGTCACGGTGGACCTCGGCCGGCTCGGCCCCGACGCCGTCACGGTCGGTGCCGCGATCCTGCCGCTGGCCGACTTCTTCGCCCGCGGCGGCCGGCGGGCGGAACCCGCGCCGACGGGACCTTCCCCCGCCTGGCGCACGGCCCTGGAGGAACGGGCGCCGCACTGAGGCCGGGACCCGGTACCGCGCGTCCGCATGACCTCCGGGGTAATCGACCCGTTCGCCGCCTCCCGGAACCATGAAGGGCACCAGAGCCCGAACGCGTACCACCGGATCCCGGGAGGACCCCATGCCGTACTTCGCGAGCCCCGTCGACGGCGCCCAGCTGCACTTCGTCGACCACGGCCCCGCCGACGGCCCGGTGGCCGTCTTCGTCAACAGCGCCTACTTCGGGACGGAGATGTGGGAGTACCAGATGCTGCCGCTCGCCGAAGCCGGTCACCGCTGTGTCGGGTTCGACCGGCGCGGGCACGGCCGGTCCGACGACGTCTGGGGAGGGTTCGACCTCGACAGCCTCGCCGACGACGTCGACGGACTGCTCCGGCACCTCGATCTGCGGGAGGTCACCCTGATCGGACACTCCGTGGGCACCGCCGAGCTGGTCCGCTGCCTGACCCGGCACGGGGCCGGGCGGGTGGCGAGGATCGCGCTCGTCGCCGGTCTGGCGCCGGGCCCCGCGCGGACCGTGAACCATCCGGGCGGCGTCGACCCGGCGCTCGTCGAGGAGGGCAACCGGCGGTTCCGCCAGGACCGGGCCGCGTTCTTCGCGGACGGCGCCGACGCGTTCTTCGCCCGCGGCCTGCCAGGCAACGACCTCTCCGAGGCGTACGTACGCTCCATGGTCGACCGCTGCCACGGCGCGACCGCGCGGGCCGGAGCCGCCCTCGGCGACCTCGTCGTCACCCTGGACGTCGCCCCCGAACTGGCCCTGATCGACCTGCCCGCCCTGGTCGTCCACGGCACCCACGACGCCTCGGCGCCCCTGGACCTGACCGGCCGCCGGGCCGCGGACCTGCTGCCCGACAGCACGCTCAAGGTCTACGAGAACGCCGGGCACGGCCTGTTCGCCACCCACCGCGAACAACTCACCGCGGATCTGCGGGATTTCATGGCGAACGACGGTCGTTCCCGGCGCTCGGGCCCGGACGCGGCTCAGCCGAAGGCGTTCACGCCGGTCAGCTCGGCCGACAACTCCCACAGCCGCGCGGCCTGTTCGGGATCGGTCGCATAGGCGCTCACGCCGGTCCGGGTGCCGTCCGCCGGAGCCGGTTCGGCGATGTCGCAGTCCTCGCAGTACACCCCGCCCAGGCCGGCGAGCCGGGGCGAGGTCGCGGCCCACACCTGGGTGGCCGCACCCTGCTCGGGCGTCTTGAAGCCCTCCGGGTTCAGCGGGGTGCCGTCCTCGTCGATCCAGCCGCGCTCGACCATCTCCGCCCTGGGCAGGTGCCGCTGGAGCGGGGTGAGGATGCCGCCGGGGTGCAGCGAGAAGGCCCGTACGCCGAAGTCCCGTCCCCGCCGGTCGAGTTCCACGGCGAAGAGCACGTTCGCCGTCTTCGCCTGCCCGTAGGCCTCCCACTTGTCGTAACCGGTCCGCCAGTGCACGTCGTCCCAGCGGATGCCGGAGTTGTGGTGGCCGGCGGATGACACGGACACGACCCGCGCGCCGCCCGGGGCGATCGCCGGCCAGAGCCGGTTGACCAGCGCGAAGTGGCCGAGGTGATTGGTCGCGAACTGCGCCTCCCAGCCCGGGCCGACCCGCGTCTCCGGGCAGGCCATGACGCCCGCGCTGTCGATGACGATGTCGACGACACGGCCCGAGGCGAGGAACCGCTCGGCGAAGGCGCGCACGCTGTCCAGGTCGGCGAGATCGAGTTCGTCGGTCTCGGCGCCGTCGATGCCGGCCAGCGCCTCGCGCGCGGTCGCCGGGCGCCGCGCGGGGACCACGACCCGGGCACCCGCCTTGGCCAGGGCCCGGGTCGTCTCCAGGCCGAGCCCCGAGTAGCCGCCCGTGACGATCGCGAGCTTCCCGGAGAGGTCGACGCCCTCCAGGACGTCGTCCGCGGTGCTCCGGGCGCCGAATCCCGAACCGATCCTGTGCTGTGCAGTGCTCATGCCCGCACGCTACGAATTGGAGCGGACTCGAAGTCAAGCGGACACGGCCGCGGCGGCGAACGGCCGGCCCGGCACGAGAAAGACCCCGACCGGATGGGGGAATCACGGTCGGGGTCGTCTGTGTGGGCGCCGATGGCGGTCGCCTCGCGGCGAAACGCTCCACAGGGCTTCAGCCGGACGATCGTCCCTGCGGGCTTGGGTGAGGCCCGGGGACACTGTCCCATCCACACCCACGGTTTGTTCAACGGGTAACTACCTGTGGGTGTTCCCGGGAACGGGCCCGTCGCCGGTGACCTGTGTCACGGTCTCTCGCGGGTCCGGGCCCAGGTCAGCACCTGCTCCAGGGTCCACGTGGTGACCACACGCTCCGGCGGCACCCCGCACTCCTCGGCCCGCGCGCACCCGTGGATCTGCCAGTCGAGCTGTCCCGGCGCGTGCGCGTCGGTGTCGAGGGAGAACAGAACACCCGCGTCGACCGCCTGGCGCAGCAGCCGGCGCGGCGGGTCGAGGCGCTCCGGGCGGCTGTTGATCTCGACCGCCGTACCCGACTCCGCGCAGGCCGCGAAGACGGCGTCCGCGTCGAACTCGGACTCGGGCCGGCCGCGCCCTTCGATCAGCCGGCCGGTGCAGTGGCCGAGGATGTCCGCGTGCGGATCGCGGACGGCGGCGATCATGCGCCGGGTCATCGGCCGCGACTCCATCCGGAGCTTGGAGTGCACCGACACGACCACCACGTCCAGCTGCTCCAGCAGCTCCGGCTCCTGGTCGAGCGATCCGTCGTCGAGGATGTCGCATTCGATGCCGGTGAGCAGGCGGAAGGGGGCCCAGCGTTCGTTCAGCTCGGCGACGACCGCCAGCTGCTCGCGCAGCCGTTCCGGTGACAGGCCGTTCGCCACGGTCAGCCGGGGCGAGTGGTCGGTGAGCACCGCCCACTCGTGGCCCAGCCGTGCCGCCGTACGCCCCATCTCCTCGATCGGGCTGCCGCCGTCCGACCAGTCCGAGTGCAGATGACAGTCCCCCCGCAGCAGCGCCCGCAGTCCCTCACCGCCCTCGGCGAGCGGCCCCGCGGACTCGCGCTCCACCTTCTCCAGGTAGCCGGGCACCTCGCCGGCCAGCGCCTCCCGTACCACCTGCGCGGTCTTCGGGCCGATGCCCTTGAGCGACTCCAGCGTGCCGTTCTCGGCGCGTTCACGGACCTCGTCGGCGGACAGCCCGGCGAGCAGGGTCCGCGCGGTCCTGAAGGCCCGTACGCGATAGGTGGGCGCCAGGCTCCGCTCCAGCAGGAACGCGATCCGGTCCAGGGCCTCGACGGGGTCCATCGGCACTCCTTTCCGCGCTCGCGCCGGCCGTCGCACGCTCTCCCAGAGTTGCCCAGCCGCCGCCCGCCCGCACGGCGGGTGCCACCTCGGGCGGGCGGCGGGCCGGGGCGGGGTCCGCGGGGAGCCGGGTCACCCGGCCGGGCGAACGTCCGGAGCCCCACCGCTGCGCCCCTGCCCGGCGGCACGGGCGGCGGGCGTCCGGCGTGTCACCGCTGACCAGCGGGAACGACGGGAATCGCCTTACGCTTTTGTCATGACCGAAAGCGCGAGCCCTCACATCTCCCACCCACGGATCATGGTGCTCGGGGTGCAGCCGGGCACGCCCCCGTTCCGGATCATGGAGATCGACGGCGAGATGGTGGGCGAGGCGAAGGCGATCACGGACGTCCTGGAGTACGCGGCGGCGTACGGCATCACGGTCGA
Proteins encoded:
- a CDS encoding sugar ABC transporter substrate-binding protein — encoded protein: MRRIRAAAAGAVTISLLTAATACGGGSSSGGSNASPKTLTYWASNQGASIEIDKKTLAPELAKFEKQTGIKVKLEVVPWSDLLNRILTATTSGQGPDVLNIGNTWSASLQATGALLPWDAKNFAKIGGKDRFVDSALGSTGAEGKDPAAVPLYSMAYALYYNKKMFAEAGIANPPATWAELIADGKKLSKGGHWGLGAEGSNASENIHHAFVFAKQHGADFFTSDGQADFTNDGVVAAVKQYVDLMAKDKIIAPGNAEYAQNQSVSDFAKGKNAMLLWQSAAANLKSQGMADDAYGIAPVPVQSGTPGTGTNVNSMVAGINLAVFRNTKNLDGATKFVKFLTSDAEQKILNGAYTSIPPVKTAQTDTAFNSPSNAVLKDTLAKSAAALPQVADESQFETAVGTAIKGLFADAAGGRAVTTASVKAALEKAQQQMPKK
- a CDS encoding ROK family transcriptional regulator, with translation MAGRNGRTVRDLRRGNRTAVLQRLYFDGPMSRYELGPATGLSSGSISNVVAELVADGLVEEAGSVDSDGGRPRTLLRVVPGSGHMIGVDVGETRVRVELFDLTLTELARVERPLEHPGYETDRPLRRQEYDVDVIVGHIRDGIAEVLAEADIAPAQLLGVGIGVPGIVARTPEQGAVVHGQTIGWDAVPLESLLRSACELPDTVPYFADNGARTLGQAEMWFGAGRGARNAVVVLFGSGVGACLVTEDVENGRSVEWGHLTVRVRGRRCRCGALGCLEAYAGAEALLDRWREEGGRPPEGTDEETALTAMLAAAYPPEGTEPDPIALAVLEETAEYLGAGLSDLINLFQPERILIGGWAGLQLGSRFLPAVRRYASSYALRYPAQHVTVDLGRLGPDAVTVGAAILPLADFFARGGRRAEPAPTGPSPAWRTALEERAPH
- a CDS encoding alpha/beta hydrolase translates to MPYFASPVDGAQLHFVDHGPADGPVAVFVNSAYFGTEMWEYQMLPLAEAGHRCVGFDRRGHGRSDDVWGGFDLDSLADDVDGLLRHLDLREVTLIGHSVGTAELVRCLTRHGAGRVARIALVAGLAPGPARTVNHPGGVDPALVEEGNRRFRQDRAAFFADGADAFFARGLPGNDLSEAYVRSMVDRCHGATARAGAALGDLVVTLDVAPELALIDLPALVVHGTHDASAPLDLTGRRAADLLPDSTLKVYENAGHGLFATHREQLTADLRDFMANDGRSRRSGPDAAQPKAFTPVSSADNSHSRAACSGSVA
- a CDS encoding SDR family NAD(P)-dependent oxidoreductase, with product MSTAQHRIGSGFGARSTADDVLEGVDLSGKLAIVTGGYSGLGLETTRALAKAGARVVVPARRPATAREALAGIDGAETDELDLADLDSVRAFAERFLASGRVVDIVIDSAGVMACPETRVGPGWEAQFATNHLGHFALVNRLWPAIAPGGARVVSVSSAGHHNSGIRWDDVHWRTGYDKWEAYGQAKTANVLFAVELDRRGRDFGVRAFSLHPGGILTPLQRHLPRAEMVERGWIDEDGTPLNPEGFKTPEQGAATQVWAATSPRLAGLGGVYCEDCDIAEPAPADGTRTGVSAYATDPEQAARLWELSAELTGVNAFG
- a CDS encoding PHP domain-containing protein, coding for MDPVEALDRIAFLLERSLAPTYRVRAFRTARTLLAGLSADEVRERAENGTLESLKGIGPKTAQVVREALAGEVPGYLEKVERESAGPLAEGGEGLRALLRGDCHLHSDWSDGGSPIEEMGRTAARLGHEWAVLTDHSPRLTVANGLSPERLREQLAVVAELNERWAPFRLLTGIECDILDDGSLDQEPELLEQLDVVVVSVHSKLRMESRPMTRRMIAAVRDPHADILGHCTGRLIEGRGRPESEFDADAVFAACAESGTAVEINSRPERLDPPRRLLRQAVDAGVLFSLDTDAHAPGQLDWQIHGCARAEECGVPPERVVTTWTLEQVLTWARTRERP